One region of Bosea sp. 29B genomic DNA includes:
- a CDS encoding outer membrane lipoprotein carrier protein LolA: protein MTSLSPMPALAAAALALALASGPVYAQPLDIKPSAQPPAPRTAQRAFPLPPIRPAGLGMPRSDAPAQPTATAPAPTPTQEPVLTANNEPRAASPAKSSKPSTPLSKAEAVERLNTYFNSFSTLQGDFIQFAADGRRFEGKLYIQRPGKMRFEYRPPVTMEVVADGTSVAIRDRKLATQDLYSIGQTPLKFLLKEQMNLEKDSTVTGVSTKGDILSLKLEDRSTLGGTSKITLNFDLAANALRQWVVIDPQGYETSVSVYNLDTQRRPDQKNFVINYERVL from the coding sequence ATGACCAGTCTCTCGCCCATGCCAGCCCTCGCAGCCGCCGCCCTGGCGCTCGCGCTGGCGTCGGGTCCGGTCTATGCCCAGCCCCTCGACATCAAGCCCTCGGCTCAGCCGCCGGCGCCGCGCACCGCCCAGCGGGCATTTCCCTTGCCGCCGATCCGGCCGGCAGGCCTCGGGATGCCGCGCAGCGACGCTCCGGCACAGCCCACCGCGACCGCGCCAGCGCCAACCCCGACGCAAGAACCTGTCCTCACTGCGAACAACGAACCTCGCGCGGCATCTCCGGCGAAGTCGTCGAAGCCCAGTACACCCCTGTCCAAAGCTGAAGCTGTCGAGCGGTTGAACACCTACTTCAACAGCTTCTCGACCCTGCAGGGCGACTTCATCCAGTTCGCCGCCGATGGCCGCCGCTTCGAAGGCAAGCTCTATATCCAGCGCCCCGGCAAGATGCGCTTCGAATACCGTCCGCCTGTGACGATGGAAGTCGTAGCCGACGGCACGTCGGTCGCGATCCGCGACCGCAAGCTCGCGACCCAGGATCTCTATTCCATCGGCCAGACGCCGCTGAAATTCCTGCTCAAGGAACAGATGAACCTCGAGAAGGACTCGACCGTCACCGGCGTCAGCACCAAGGGCGACATCCTGTCACTCAAGCTCGAGGACCGCTCGACACTGGGCGGTACCTCGAAGATCACGCTGAACTTCGACCTCGCCGCCAACGCGCTTCGGCAATGGGTGGTGATCGACCCGCAGGGCTACGAGACCTCGGTCTCCGTCTATAATCTCGACACGCAACGCCGGCCCGACCAGAAGAACTTCGTGATCAACTACGAACGCGTGCTCTGA
- the xth gene encoding exodeoxyribonuclease III gives MQLSVTTWNINSVRLRIGMVTQFLKDHQPDILCLQETKTPDEQFPAKAFSEAGYVHQAFIGNKGYNGVAIVSKLPFSEQEAMAMCERNDARHMTVVLDAGAGAAAGIAIHNFYIPAGGDIADPEANPKFAHKLQFLDAIGAWGVARNPAGRPSILVGDLNIAPYEHDVWSHKQLLDVVSHTPIETTTLEKLRSELGWTDAARTLRPEPEKLYSWWSYRAADWQASNRGRRLDHIWLSDALKPTLRDLTFLSEARGWERPSDHVPVTVQLEL, from the coding sequence GTGCAGCTCTCCGTCACCACCTGGAACATTAATTCGGTGCGCCTGCGCATCGGGATGGTCACGCAGTTCCTCAAGGACCACCAGCCCGATATCCTCTGCCTGCAGGAGACCAAGACGCCGGACGAGCAGTTCCCGGCCAAGGCATTCAGCGAGGCTGGCTATGTCCACCAGGCCTTCATCGGCAACAAGGGCTATAACGGCGTTGCCATCGTCTCCAAACTGCCCTTCTCCGAGCAGGAAGCGATGGCAATGTGCGAGCGCAACGACGCCCGCCACATGACCGTCGTGCTCGACGCCGGCGCGGGAGCCGCAGCCGGCATCGCCATCCATAACTTCTATATCCCGGCCGGCGGCGACATCGCCGACCCCGAAGCCAACCCGAAGTTCGCCCACAAGCTGCAATTCCTCGACGCCATCGGCGCCTGGGGCGTCGCCCGCAATCCGGCAGGGCGGCCGAGCATCCTGGTCGGCGATCTCAACATCGCCCCCTACGAACACGATGTCTGGAGCCACAAGCAGCTGCTCGACGTCGTCAGCCACACGCCGATCGAGACCACGACGCTGGAGAAGCTGCGCAGCGAGCTCGGCTGGACCGACGCCGCCCGCACGCTCCGGCCCGAGCCCGAGAAGCTCTACAGCTGGTGGAGCTACCGCGCCGCCGACTGGCAGGCTTCGAATCGCGGCCGTCGCCTCGACCACATCTGGCTCTCGGATGCGCTGAAGCCGACATTGCGCGACCTCACCTTCCTGAGCGAGGCACGCGGCTGGGAGCGGCCTTCGGACCATGTTCCGGTGACGGTGCAGCTGGAGCTGTGA
- a CDS encoding cyclic nucleotide-binding domain-containing protein: MSLNDDIALLARQPLLGLMDRDALRLLAFAAETRSLRAGDVLFRRGEGSDGAFLIISGAVALKREDDGRPADEVVGPGALIGELALFTALERPVTAIAREPTQVMRLARSVMRRVLGESPDSAQAIAAAVAERLHAFNSELAAVGTALRAIDLR; encoded by the coding sequence ATGTCGCTCAACGACGACATCGCTCTCTTGGCCCGTCAGCCGCTGCTGGGCCTGATGGATCGCGATGCCCTGCGCCTGCTCGCTTTTGCGGCCGAGACTAGGTCGCTGCGAGCCGGAGACGTGCTGTTTCGGCGCGGCGAGGGCTCGGACGGGGCCTTCCTCATCATCTCCGGCGCGGTGGCGCTGAAGCGCGAGGATGATGGCCGGCCGGCGGACGAGGTCGTCGGGCCGGGAGCGCTGATCGGCGAGCTCGCGCTGTTCACGGCTCTGGAGCGGCCTGTGACCGCGATCGCCCGCGAGCCGACCCAGGTGATGCGCCTCGCCCGCAGCGTGATGCGCCGGGTGCTCGGCGAATCGCCGGATTCGGCGCAGGCGATCGCAGCGGCGGTCGCAGAGCGGCTGCATGCGTTCAACAGCGAGCTGGCTGCGGTCGGGACGGCGCTCAGGGCGATCGATCTGCGCTGA
- a CDS encoding response regulator transcription factor produces the protein MSATHHILLVDDDQMLRDALAEQLALYDEFKVSSSPNATASLKAVQTERIDLVVMDVGLPDMDGREAVKLMRKNGFKGPVVMLTGQGSDADTVLGLEAGANDYVVKPFKFAVLLARIRAHLRQYEASEDAIFQVGPYTFHPGSKLLVSAKGSKTKLTEKETAILRFLYRAGRKPIARETLLQEVWGYNSQVTTHTLETHIYRLRQKIEPDPANARLLVTDAGGYRLNP, from the coding sequence ATGTCTGCAACTCATCATATCCTGCTGGTCGACGACGACCAGATGCTGCGTGACGCGCTCGCCGAGCAGCTCGCGCTCTACGACGAATTCAAGGTCTCGTCCTCGCCGAACGCGACGGCGAGCCTGAAGGCCGTACAGACCGAACGGATCGACCTCGTGGTCATGGATGTCGGCCTGCCCGACATGGATGGCCGCGAGGCGGTGAAGTTGATGCGCAAGAACGGCTTCAAGGGGCCGGTGGTGATGCTGACCGGGCAAGGCTCCGATGCCGACACCGTGCTCGGGCTGGAAGCAGGCGCCAACGACTATGTGGTGAAGCCGTTCAAGTTCGCCGTGCTGCTGGCGCGGATTCGCGCGCATTTGCGCCAGTACGAGGCGAGCGAGGACGCGATCTTTCAGGTCGGGCCGTATACCTTTCACCCGGGTTCCAAGCTGCTGGTCAGCGCCAAGGGCTCGAAGACCAAGCTCACCGAGAAGGAGACGGCGATCCTGCGCTTCCTCTATCGCGCCGGCCGCAAGCCTATTGCGCGCGAGACGCTGCTGCAGGAGGTCTGGGGCTATAACTCGCAGGTCACGACGCATACGCTCGAGACCCATATCTACCGCCTGCGCCAGAAGATCGAGCCGGACCCCGCCAATGCGCGCCTGCTCGTCACCGACGCCGGTGGCTACCGGCTGAATCCGTAG
- a CDS encoding L,D-transpeptidase family protein has product MKRRDDRAAAGRRLTKLVVVRSVHDRRKGFLIAGSAAFPCALGRSGILVAKREGDGGTPRAKLPLRRVFYRADRLPRPSSLLPIRAITSRDAWCDDQNDRRYNRLIDRPPGEAEERLARADNLYDVIVELGWNDAPVQRGRGSAIFWHLARPGFTPTAGCVAVTGDIFGKVLPRLARRCTIVVR; this is encoded by the coding sequence GTGAAAAGACGTGATGATCGCGCTGCGGCAGGCCGGCGGCTGACGAAACTGGTGGTGGTGCGCTCGGTGCATGATCGCCGCAAGGGCTTCCTGATCGCCGGTTCCGCCGCCTTTCCCTGCGCGCTCGGCCGCTCCGGCATCCTCGTCGCCAAGCGCGAGGGCGATGGCGGCACGCCGCGGGCAAAGCTGCCGCTGCGCCGGGTCTTCTACCGCGCCGACCGGCTGCCACGCCCTTCGAGCCTGCTGCCGATCCGTGCCATCACGTCGCGCGACGCCTGGTGCGACGACCAGAACGACCGGCGCTACAACCGCCTGATCGACCGTCCGCCTGGCGAGGCCGAGGAGCGGCTCGCCCGCGCCGACAATCTCTACGACGTCATCGTCGAGCTCGGCTGGAACGACGCGCCGGTGCAGCGCGGCCGCGGCAGCGCGATTTTCTGGCATCTCGCCCGGCCCGGCTTCACCCCGACGGCCGGGTGCGTCGCCGTCACCGGCGATATTTTCGGCAAGGTCCTGCCCAGGCTGGCCCGACGATGCACGATCGTGGTGCGCTAG
- a CDS encoding glyoxalase superfamily protein, whose amino-acid sequence MTDLPMTEIGFGRVAAMFPVKDMERACAFYVGVLGFTKTFENGQPVGFMILKQGKAEIHLTLQKDHEAAPFNIAHMMVDDVDAFHELCRGHGLRIVKGLRDQDYGLRAFVFEDPDGNRIDVGQPI is encoded by the coding sequence ATGACTGATTTGCCCATGACCGAGATCGGCTTCGGCCGCGTTGCCGCGATGTTTCCCGTCAAGGACATGGAACGCGCCTGTGCCTTCTATGTCGGCGTGCTCGGCTTCACCAAGACCTTCGAGAACGGCCAGCCTGTCGGCTTCATGATCCTCAAGCAGGGCAAGGCCGAGATCCATCTGACCCTGCAGAAGGACCACGAGGCCGCGCCCTTCAACATCGCCCATATGATGGTCGATGACGTCGACGCCTTTCACGAGCTCTGCCGAGGCCACGGGCTGCGCATCGTTAAAGGGCTGCGCGACCAGGACTACGGCCTGCGTGCCTTCGTCTTCGAGGATCCCGACGGCAACCGTATCGATGTCGGCCAGCCGATCTAG
- a CDS encoding sensor domain-containing diguanylate cyclase: protein MQKRPSLAGLADRLTLREQTAAMAGLLCVVVVAVSAAGAAWLARRDAVKEANLELVALARTMSDRLDQNMFERYREIRNLAKLEPLRGLWQDNPARARAVLMQLQEGLSDYAWLGLAEPSGNVRAATRSMLEGVSVAQRPWFINGLAGPTVEDVHDAKLLDGLLRKSPDEAPFRFVDVAMPVFGPTGAKVGVLGAHLSWNWAGNLRDNVLRNHDPALASELWVVGRDGTVLLGPKDAKPFDTAQLAGARYGVSFIDRSGDQPMLTAFAATKGQDDYPGLGWIIAARRPVDVALAPANRLTAVIALLGLAVAVIGAALAWFLAGTVASPLTRLCRSVDLIGRDPGAAGIQRQHGSRDILQLSAALRSLLRRLGTAEKGARDAEATIRDVQAKADKQARDAEEKTRRLGSDLHTLQILADTDPLTSLLNRRAFLPFAEDAMNYYKRYQRNLGVLMFDIDHFKRINDSFGHAAGDEVIRAVAKIIAGQIRTTDKVARFGGEEFVVLLRETDAQGAENLANRIRESVGATVVTQGLAQIDLTISVGAAIVREQDRDIEDVIERADKALYAAKSSGRNRVVLAEAEPVPAPSST from the coding sequence ATGCAAAAGCGCCCGTCACTGGCCGGTCTCGCCGACCGCCTGACGCTGCGGGAGCAGACCGCGGCCATGGCCGGCCTGCTCTGCGTCGTCGTCGTCGCCGTATCGGCCGCCGGCGCTGCCTGGCTGGCGCGGCGGGACGCCGTCAAGGAAGCCAATCTCGAGCTGGTCGCACTCGCCCGAACCATGTCGGACCGGCTCGACCAGAACATGTTCGAGCGCTATCGCGAGATCAGGAACCTCGCCAAGCTGGAGCCGCTACGCGGCCTTTGGCAGGACAATCCCGCCAGGGCGCGGGCCGTGCTCATGCAATTGCAGGAGGGCTTGAGCGACTATGCCTGGCTCGGCCTCGCCGAGCCCAGTGGCAATGTCCGCGCCGCGACCCGCAGCATGCTCGAAGGTGTCTCGGTCGCGCAACGGCCCTGGTTCATCAATGGTCTTGCCGGCCCGACCGTGGAAGACGTCCACGACGCCAAGCTGCTCGACGGCCTGCTTCGCAAGAGCCCGGACGAGGCGCCCTTCCGCTTCGTCGACGTCGCCATGCCGGTCTTCGGGCCGACCGGCGCCAAGGTCGGCGTCCTCGGTGCGCATCTGAGCTGGAACTGGGCCGGCAATCTGCGCGACAACGTCCTGCGCAACCACGACCCCGCGCTCGCCTCCGAACTCTGGGTGGTCGGGCGCGACGGCACGGTGCTGCTCGGCCCCAAGGATGCCAAGCCTTTCGACACCGCGCAGCTCGCGGGCGCGCGCTATGGCGTTTCCTTCATCGATCGCTCTGGCGATCAACCGATGCTGACAGCATTCGCTGCCACCAAGGGACAGGACGATTATCCGGGGCTGGGCTGGATCATTGCAGCACGCCGTCCGGTCGATGTCGCACTCGCGCCCGCCAACCGTCTCACCGCCGTCATCGCCTTGCTCGGCCTGGCTGTGGCCGTCATCGGTGCGGCCTTGGCCTGGTTTCTTGCTGGCACGGTCGCAAGCCCGCTGACGCGTCTTTGCCGCTCGGTCGACCTCATCGGCCGCGATCCCGGTGCCGCCGGCATCCAGCGCCAGCATGGCTCGCGCGACATCCTCCAGCTCTCCGCTGCGCTACGTTCGCTGCTGCGCCGGTTGGGCACCGCTGAGAAGGGCGCCCGCGACGCCGAGGCGACCATCCGCGACGTCCAGGCCAAGGCCGACAAGCAGGCGCGCGACGCCGAGGAGAAGACCCGTCGCCTCGGCTCGGACCTGCATACCCTGCAGATACTTGCCGATACCGACCCGCTCACCAGCCTGCTCAATCGCCGCGCCTTCCTGCCTTTCGCCGAGGACGCGATGAACTATTACAAGCGCTACCAGCGCAATCTCGGCGTGCTGATGTTCGACATCGACCATTTCAAGCGCATCAACGACAGCTTCGGCCACGCCGCCGGCGACGAGGTCATCCGCGCCGTCGCCAAGATCATCGCCGGTCAGATCCGCACGACCGACAAGGTGGCGCGCTTCGGCGGCGAGGAATTCGTCGTGCTGCTGCGCGAAACCGATGCGCAGGGAGCCGAGAACCTCGCCAACCGCATCCGCGAATCGGTCGGCGCGACCGTGGTGACGCAGGGGCTGGCCCAGATCGATCTCACCATCAGCGTCGGCGCCGCGATCGTCCGCGAGCAGGACCGCGACATCGAGGATGTGATCGAGCGGGCCGACAAGGCGCTGTATGCGGCGAAGTCGTCCGGCCGCAACCGGGTCGTCCTGGCAGAAGCCGAGCCGGTTCCTGCACCAAGCTCCACCTGA
- a CDS encoding YggS family pyridoxal phosphate-dependent enzyme: MSDVVARLQETRNAIARAARDFGRKPEAVTLIAVSKTKPAEMIVPVLGAGQIDFGENYVQEAKEKWPALRERFPQAKLHMIGPLQSNKARDAVALFDVIQSLDRESLAKELAREIERAGKAPQLIAQVNTGAEPQKGGVLPGEADAFLELCRTRYGLTIAGLMCIPPAEDPPSPHFALLGKIAERNGLAILSMGMSADYEAAIQLGATHVRVGSAIFGARG; encoded by the coding sequence ATGTCGGATGTCGTGGCAAGACTTCAGGAAACGCGGAATGCGATCGCCCGCGCCGCGCGCGACTTCGGCCGCAAGCCGGAGGCGGTGACACTGATCGCGGTCTCCAAGACCAAGCCGGCCGAGATGATCGTGCCGGTCCTGGGCGCTGGCCAGATCGATTTCGGCGAGAACTATGTCCAGGAGGCCAAGGAGAAGTGGCCGGCGCTGCGCGAGCGCTTCCCGCAGGCGAAGCTGCACATGATCGGCCCGCTGCAGTCGAACAAGGCGCGCGACGCGGTGGCACTGTTCGACGTGATCCAGTCGCTCGACCGCGAGAGCCTCGCCAAGGAGCTGGCGCGCGAGATCGAGCGCGCCGGCAAGGCGCCGCAGCTGATCGCCCAGGTCAACACCGGCGCCGAGCCGCAGAAGGGCGGCGTGCTGCCCGGCGAGGCCGACGCCTTCCTGGAGCTGTGCCGGACCCGCTATGGCCTGACGATCGCGGGGCTGATGTGCATTCCCCCGGCCGAGGACCCGCCCTCGCCGCATTTCGCCCTGCTCGGCAAGATCGCCGAGCGTAACGGCCTGGCGATCCTGTCGATGGGCATGAGCGCCGATTACGAGGCGGCGATCCAGCTCGGCGCCACCCATGTCCGGGTCGGCAGCGCGATTTTTGGCGCGCGCGGCTGA
- the leuS gene encoding leucine--tRNA ligase: MAVERYNPKEAEPKWRKVWDERKLFETRNDDTRPPYYVLEMFPYPSGRIHMGHVRNYAMGDVVARYKRAKGFSVLHPMGWDAFGLPAENAAKANKVHPRDWTYANIATMRGQLQSMGLSLDWSRELATCDASYYQHQQKLFLDFLKAGLVDRKTAKVNWDPVDETVLANEQVIDGRGWRSGAPVELRELTQWFFKITAFGEELNDALEGLTRWPDKVRLMQKNWIGRSEGLLVRFALESNALNQSEVEVYTTRPDTLFGAKFLAVAPDHPLAKAAAETNPALQDFIAECKKTGTAQENIDKAEKQGFDTGLRAAHPFDPTWTLPVYVANFILMEYGTGAIFGCPAHDQRDLDFVNKYGLGNTPVVCPEGTDPASFVVTDIAYDGEGRMINSRFLDGMTIPEAKEEVARRLEAETLGNRPIAQRKVNFRLRDWGISRQRYWGCPIPIVHCQDCGVVPVPEQDLPVKLPDDVSFDKPGNPLDHHPSWKHVACPQCGKAARRETDTMDTFVDSSWYFARFTDPWRTDSPTDRKAVDRFLPVDQYIGGVEHAILHLLYSRFFTRAMKATGHTGLDEPFAGMFTQGMVVHETYRAEDGAWVEPGNVRIETIGNERRGFDVESGAPIEIGSIEKMSKSKKNVVDPDDIIASYGADTARWFMLSDSPPDRDVIWSDEGVQGAARFVQRLWRLVAEIGERVGGQPARPASFSEPALALRKASHRALHAVGADIERLAFNRCIAHVYTLTNAIGKALDAAAESADVPADMAFALHESAMIATQLVAPMMPHLAEECWQALKLPGLAGEASWPQTETDLLQDDSKILPVQVNGKKRAEVTVPADADTVAVEAIVRASEAVARALENRPIRKVIVVPGRIVNVVV; this comes from the coding sequence ATGGCCGTCGAACGCTATAATCCGAAGGAAGCCGAGCCGAAATGGCGCAAGGTCTGGGATGAGCGCAAGCTCTTCGAGACCCGCAATGACGATACCCGGCCCCCCTATTACGTCCTTGAGATGTTCCCCTATCCGTCGGGGCGCATCCATATGGGCCATGTCCGCAATTATGCGATGGGCGACGTCGTCGCGCGCTACAAGCGCGCCAAGGGCTTCTCGGTGCTGCACCCGATGGGCTGGGACGCCTTCGGCCTGCCGGCGGAGAACGCCGCCAAGGCCAACAAGGTCCATCCCCGCGACTGGACCTATGCCAATATCGCGACCATGCGCGGCCAGCTGCAGTCGATGGGCCTGTCGCTCGACTGGAGCCGCGAGCTCGCCACCTGTGACGCCAGCTACTACCAGCACCAGCAGAAGCTCTTCCTCGACTTCCTGAAGGCCGGGCTGGTCGACCGCAAGACCGCCAAGGTCAACTGGGACCCCGTCGACGAGACCGTGCTCGCCAATGAGCAGGTCATCGACGGCCGCGGCTGGCGCTCCGGCGCACCTGTCGAGCTCCGCGAGCTGACGCAGTGGTTCTTCAAGATCACCGCCTTCGGCGAGGAGCTGAACGACGCGCTGGAAGGCCTGACCCGCTGGCCTGACAAGGTCCGGCTGATGCAGAAGAACTGGATCGGGCGCTCGGAAGGCCTGCTTGTTCGTTTCGCTCTCGAATCGAATGCGCTGAACCAGAGCGAAGTCGAGGTCTATACGACCCGGCCGGACACGCTGTTCGGCGCCAAGTTCCTGGCGGTTGCGCCCGATCACCCGCTCGCCAAGGCCGCGGCCGAAACGAATCCGGCGCTGCAGGACTTCATCGCCGAGTGCAAGAAGACCGGCACGGCGCAGGAGAACATCGACAAGGCAGAGAAGCAGGGTTTCGACACCGGCCTGCGCGCTGCCCACCCCTTTGATCCCACATGGACTTTGCCGGTCTATGTCGCGAACTTCATCCTGATGGAGTACGGCACCGGCGCGATCTTCGGCTGCCCGGCGCATGACCAGCGCGACCTCGATTTCGTCAACAAATACGGGCTCGGCAACACCCCGGTCGTCTGCCCCGAGGGCACCGATCCCGCGAGCTTTGTGGTCACCGACATCGCCTATGACGGCGAAGGGCGGATGATCAATTCGCGCTTCCTCGACGGGATGACCATTCCGGAAGCGAAAGAAGAAGTCGCCAGACGGTTGGAGGCCGAGACGCTCGGCAACCGCCCGATCGCCCAGCGCAAGGTCAATTTCCGCCTGCGCGACTGGGGTATCTCGCGCCAGCGCTACTGGGGTTGCCCGATCCCGATCGTGCATTGCCAGGATTGCGGCGTCGTTCCGGTGCCGGAGCAGGATCTGCCGGTCAAGCTCCCGGACGATGTCTCCTTCGACAAGCCCGGCAATCCGCTCGACCATCATCCGAGCTGGAAGCATGTCGCCTGCCCGCAATGCGGCAAGGCTGCGCGGCGCGAAACCGACACCATGGACACGTTCGTCGATTCGTCCTGGTACTTCGCCCGCTTCACCGATCCCTGGCGGACGGACAGCCCGACCGACCGCAAGGCTGTCGACCGCTTCTTACCGGTCGACCAGTATATCGGCGGCGTCGAGCACGCGATCCTGCACCTGCTCTATTCGCGCTTCTTCACCCGCGCGATGAAGGCGACCGGCCATACCGGACTGGACGAGCCTTTCGCCGGCATGTTCACGCAAGGCATGGTCGTGCACGAGACCTACCGGGCCGAGGACGGCGCCTGGGTCGAGCCGGGCAATGTCCGGATCGAGACGATCGGCAACGAGCGCCGCGGTTTCGACGTCGAGAGCGGGGCTCCGATCGAGATCGGCTCGATCGAGAAGATGTCGAAGTCGAAGAAGAATGTCGTCGACCCTGACGACATCATCGCCTCCTACGGCGCCGATACCGCCCGCTGGTTCATGCTCTCCGATTCGCCGCCGGATCGCGACGTGATCTGGAGCGATGAAGGCGTCCAGGGCGCGGCCCGCTTCGTGCAGCGGCTCTGGCGCCTGGTCGCCGAGATCGGCGAGCGCGTCGGCGGCCAGCCTGCGCGCCCGGCTTCGTTCTCGGAGCCGGCCCTCGCCTTGCGCAAGGCGAGCCACCGCGCTTTGCACGCTGTCGGCGCCGATATCGAGCGGCTCGCCTTCAACCGTTGCATCGCTCATGTCTACACGCTGACCAATGCCATCGGCAAAGCGCTGGACGCCGCCGCCGAATCGGCTGACGTCCCTGCCGACATGGCTTTCGCGCTGCATGAATCCGCCATGATCGCGACGCAGCTTGTCGCGCCGATGATGCCGCATCTGGCCGAGGAGTGCTGGCAGGCGCTGAAGCTTCCGGGCCTCGCCGGCGAAGCGTCCTGGCCGCAGACCGAAACGGATTTGTTACAGGATGACAGCAAGATCCTGCCGGTGCAGGTCAACGGCAAGAAGCGGGCAGAGGTGACGGTGCCCGCCGATGCCGATACGGTGGCGGTCGAGGCGATCGTACGCGCCTCCGAGGCTGTCGCCAGGGCTCTGGAGAACCGGCCGATCCGCAAGGTGATCGTGGTGCCGGGGAGGATCGTGAATGTCGTCGTCTGA
- the lptE gene encoding LPS assembly lipoprotein LptE, with the protein MSSSEPGTMTRRRPLALAAALGFAALVGGCFQPLYGEGTVSKVGGNVRNAMLGIDVPEIKGLVGHYLRNELVFEFDGGGAPDRQKILKLEATTKESLEVITVDYANGRADSATLIATVDWQLLRVGSNEVVASGQSVVRAPYERSQQRFASLRAARDAQIRAAKNLAQLIKARVAAALVAG; encoded by the coding sequence ATGTCGTCGTCTGAGCCCGGCACCATGACGCGCCGCCGTCCATTGGCGCTAGCAGCTGCTCTCGGCTTCGCCGCGCTCGTCGGCGGCTGCTTCCAGCCGCTCTATGGCGAAGGCACGGTGAGCAAGGTCGGCGGCAATGTCCGCAACGCCATGCTCGGCATCGACGTCCCTGAGATCAAGGGCCTAGTCGGCCACTATCTGCGCAATGAACTCGTTTTCGAATTCGACGGCGGCGGCGCACCCGACCGGCAGAAGATCCTAAAGCTCGAAGCGACGACCAAGGAATCACTCGAGGTGATCACGGTCGACTACGCCAATGGCCGCGCCGATTCAGCAACGCTGATCGCCACGGTCGATTGGCAGCTCCTGCGTGTTGGCTCGAACGAGGTCGTCGCCTCCGGTCAGAGCGTCGTCCGGGCGCCCTATGAGCGCTCGCAGCAACGCTTCGCCTCGCTGCGCGCAGCGCGCGACGCGCAGATTCGCGCCGCCAAGAATCTGGCCCAGCTGATCAAGGCCCGCGTCGCCGCTGCGCTCGTCGCCGGCTGA
- the holA gene encoding DNA polymerase III subunit delta: MAMIKAHEADRALARPDPAWRLFLFYGPDAGLISERAAALARSSVDDPQDAFQLIRMDGDDIASDPLKLVDEANTIGLFGGRRAIRVSPTSRPLVAAVEPLLATPSQDAVVIIEAGDLQKSNPLRTACERARSALAVPCYGDAARDLGTIVDEMAKAAGKSIDRSTRDLLTSLLGGDRQTSRQEIDKLILYAGGDAALTAAHVEAVVGDTAQREQAGVVDAVFAGRLPSLDLALAKLTGEGLDQGVLLGAVLRHTLALLKAKLAIEGGKPAREAVSAMRLPYPRIATAEAALNAWPTAKLRDAVTILGTAMLAVRRDGDMAKPIAARTLWTLSRMGGRGR, from the coding sequence ATGGCGATGATCAAGGCGCATGAGGCGGATCGGGCGCTGGCGCGTCCCGACCCCGCCTGGCGCCTCTTTCTGTTCTATGGCCCTGACGCCGGCCTGATCTCCGAACGGGCTGCCGCACTTGCACGCAGCAGCGTCGACGACCCGCAGGACGCTTTCCAGCTGATTCGCATGGATGGCGACGACATCGCTTCGGACCCGCTCAAGCTGGTCGACGAGGCCAACACCATCGGCCTGTTCGGTGGGCGTCGCGCCATCCGGGTCTCGCCGACCTCGCGCCCGCTCGTCGCAGCCGTCGAACCCTTGCTGGCAACGCCTTCGCAGGACGCGGTCGTCATCATCGAAGCCGGCGACCTGCAGAAGTCCAACCCACTGCGCACCGCCTGCGAGCGCGCCAGATCCGCGCTTGCCGTGCCCTGCTATGGCGATGCCGCACGCGATCTCGGCACGATCGTCGACGAGATGGCAAAGGCAGCCGGCAAGAGCATCGATCGCAGCACGCGCGACCTTTTGACCAGCCTGCTCGGCGGCGATCGCCAGACCTCGCGCCAGGAGATCGACAAGCTGATCCTCTATGCCGGCGGCGATGCAGCTCTGACGGCCGCCCATGTCGAGGCCGTCGTCGGCGATACCGCCCAGCGCGAGCAGGCGGGCGTGGTCGACGCTGTCTTCGCTGGCCGGCTGCCCAGCCTCGATCTTGCTCTCGCCAAGCTCACCGGCGAGGGGCTCGATCAGGGCGTGCTGCTCGGCGCAGTCCTGCGCCATACGCTGGCTCTCTTGAAGGCGAAACTCGCCATTGAAGGCGGCAAGCCGGCGCGCGAGGCGGTCAGCGCCATGCGCCTGCCCTATCCGCGCATTGCCACGGCGGAAGCCGCGCTCAACGCCTGGCCGACAGCGAAACTGCGCGATGCCGTGACGATCCTGGGAACCGCGATGCTGGCCGTGCGCCGCGACGGCGACATGGCCAAGCCGATCGCCGCCCGGACACTCTGGACGCTCAGCCGGATGGGCGGCAGAGGCCGCTGA